A window of Deltaproteobacteria bacterium contains these coding sequences:
- a CDS encoding CRTAC1 family protein, producing the protein MDMFEGVGRRLDQRTGSFLDLGSHSLNGRERNCLFRNDGDGTFTEIGWVNDADRVEDGRGLAIFDYDRDGRLDLVLHNYRQPAELLRNQGPPRHWIEVELVGTRSNRDAVGARLRLRTPAGWQTREVHAGSAYLSGQSLVQHFGLGDAARVEALEIAWPSGQRTTLAGLDADRRYVIVEGPEARAVIR; encoded by the coding sequence ATGGACATGTTCGAGGGCGTCGGTCGACGCCTGGACCAGCGCACGGGCTCGTTTCTCGACCTGGGGTCGCACAGCCTGAACGGCCGCGAGCGCAACTGCCTCTTCCGCAACGACGGCGACGGGACCTTCACCGAGATTGGCTGGGTGAACGACGCCGATCGGGTCGAGGACGGGCGCGGCCTCGCGATCTTCGACTACGACCGCGACGGGCGGCTCGACCTCGTGCTGCACAACTACCGCCAGCCGGCCGAGCTGCTGCGGAACCAGGGACCACCACGGCATTGGATCGAGGTGGAGCTGGTGGGCACGCGCTCGAACCGCGACGCGGTGGGCGCGCGGCTTCGCCTCCGCACCCCCGCGGGCTGGCAGACGCGCGAGGTGCACGCCGGCTCGGCGTACCTGTCCGGACAGAGCCTCGTGCAGCACTTCGGCCTGGGCGACGCGGCGCGCGTCGAGGCGCTCGAGATCGCCTGGCCGTCGGGGCAGCGGACGACGCTCGCGGGGCTGGATGCCGACCGGCGCTACGTGATCGTCGAGGGGCCGGAGGCGCGGGCCGTGATCCGCTGA
- a CDS encoding VCBS repeat-containing protein has translation MLGLFLVALAARAAAADWETTRRTVIDPLNTELHRHLPSFLKSRDLDAVLALYATATGGGLIWDRGHAVYPEREEGMRRWEGNRGPEPIRTRYERLLALFATIEKAELRIDRVSWRAADADGYPARVRLLVRGTRADGIRAALEQAATLRIAPRDGRWRITREDVTARTLVTRRTPRFARVTDAAGIASVHTSDGSPAFRLFGGGPDNPVGASSGVAVADTDGDGCEDVFLAGSPDAVLYRNRCDGTFSDVTAASGLPHPYPATATGAVFFDYDNDGWPDLFVAAARGGDRLFHNTGGGHFVDVSAAAGILPGRWASMAAVADYDRDGFLDLYVVRMGDQEGTTPRPNYAATNGVPSTLYRNNGNGTFTDITRHARVGNTGWGMAAAWADYDGDGWPDLYVANEFGNNALYHNEHDGTFSERAAAAGVVDGGAGMGVAWGDVDGDGNLDLFVSNMHANSAWALFHPDFPAPIPWRYRLLGLFTDEVRRRSDDIIDRLTRGSTLYRNNGDGTFTDVSDAAGVRDAQWGWSAEFLDYDNDGRLDLYAVNGFISGPIQDDV, from the coding sequence GTGCTCGGGCTTTTCCTCGTGGCGCTCGCCGCCCGCGCCGCGGCGGCCGACTGGGAGACGACGCGCCGGACCGTCATCGACCCCCTCAACACCGAGCTGCACCGCCACCTGCCCTCCTTCCTGAAGAGCCGCGACCTCGACGCGGTCCTCGCGCTGTACGCGACTGCGACGGGCGGCGGCCTCATCTGGGACCGCGGCCACGCCGTCTACCCCGAGCGCGAGGAGGGGATGCGCCGCTGGGAAGGCAACCGCGGCCCGGAGCCGATCCGCACGCGCTACGAGCGGCTGCTGGCGCTCTTCGCCACGATCGAGAAGGCCGAGCTGCGCATCGACCGCGTGTCCTGGCGCGCGGCCGACGCCGACGGCTATCCCGCCCGCGTCCGCCTGCTCGTGCGCGGCACGCGCGCCGACGGCATCCGTGCGGCGCTCGAGCAGGCGGCGACCCTGCGCATCGCCCCGCGCGACGGCCGGTGGCGCATCACGCGGGAGGACGTCACGGCGCGCACGCTCGTCACCCGCCGCACGCCGCGCTTCGCGCGCGTGACCGACGCCGCCGGCATCGCGAGCGTGCACACCAGCGACGGCTCGCCCGCCTTCCGGCTCTTCGGCGGCGGGCCGGACAATCCCGTCGGCGCCAGCTCGGGCGTCGCCGTCGCCGACACCGACGGCGACGGCTGCGAGGACGTGTTCCTCGCCGGGAGCCCCGACGCCGTCCTCTACCGCAACCGCTGCGACGGCACCTTCAGCGACGTGACCGCCGCGTCCGGCCTCCCCCACCCCTACCCCGCCACGGCCACCGGCGCGGTCTTCTTCGACTACGACAACGACGGCTGGCCCGACCTCTTCGTCGCCGCGGCGCGGGGCGGCGACCGGCTCTTCCACAACACGGGCGGGGGCCACTTCGTCGACGTGAGCGCCGCGGCGGGCATCCTGCCGGGCCGCTGGGCGAGCATGGCGGCGGTCGCCGACTACGACCGCGACGGCTTCCTCGACCTCTACGTCGTGCGCATGGGCGACCAGGAGGGGACCACGCCGCGCCCCAACTACGCGGCGACCAACGGCGTACCGAGCACGCTCTACCGCAACAACGGCAACGGCACGTTCACCGATATCACGCGCCACGCCCGCGTCGGCAACACGGGCTGGGGCATGGCCGCCGCCTGGGCCGACTACGACGGCGACGGCTGGCCCGACCTCTACGTCGCCAACGAGTTCGGGAACAACGCCCTCTACCACAACGAGCACGACGGCACGTTCAGCGAGCGGGCGGCCGCGGCCGGCGTGGTCGACGGCGGCGCCGGCATGGGCGTCGCCTGGGGCGACGTCGACGGCGACGGGAACCTCGACCTCTTCGTGTCGAACATGCACGCCAACTCCGCCTGGGCGCTCTTCCATCCCGACTTCCCCGCGCCCATCCCGTGGCGCTACCGCCTGCTCGGCCTCTTCACCGACGAGGTCCGGCGCCGCTCGGACGACATCATCGACCGCCTCACGCGCGGCAGCACGCTCTACCGTAACAACGGCGATGGCACCTTCACCGACGTGAGCGACGCGGCCGGGGTGCGCGACGCGCAGTGGGGCTGGTCGGCCGAGTTCCTCGACTACGACAACGACGGCCGCCTCGACCTCTACGCCGTGAACGGCTTCATCTCGGGGCCGATCCAGGACGACGTCTGA